A single region of the Salipaludibacillus sp. LMS25 genome encodes:
- a CDS encoding HEAT repeat domain-containing protein encodes MIELILLLTASLFVVQLLLLVYLYTTKAWAIKKDREADRLYQRLFSDFLPYLTGHSDIEPPLPNNDKLKQKVLERILAGFSDIMTDPAGRERIQHLAEAHLASIYRKKLTSNQWSERINALYLIEDFMMDSLREDLKEHLQSCTSIDEEYRQTLRTLASFQEESLLEYMFSHPNMSVGLIKEILRRLSLSLLTDIMAVLKNKEDDIPYAIRQAFIEYCGESGYYEFLPFIESMLTHQFKETRIKALKSLHHYQFCSNPTIIVPFFTSDHWEERLHAAKLTGMMKLVEFSDYLILLAGDRVWWVRFQACEALKKMADGEIILAYLSEQHEDIYAKDMAKQTLTMRAGGQV; translated from the coding sequence ATGATTGAGCTCATTTTATTACTAACAGCAAGCCTTTTCGTTGTTCAATTACTCCTGCTTGTTTACTTATATACAACGAAAGCGTGGGCAATTAAAAAAGATAGAGAAGCTGATCGTTTATACCAGCGTCTTTTTTCTGATTTTCTTCCGTATTTAACAGGGCATTCTGATATAGAACCACCGCTTCCTAATAATGATAAGTTAAAGCAAAAGGTACTGGAACGTATCCTCGCAGGATTTTCTGATATCATGACAGATCCAGCGGGGAGGGAGCGCATTCAGCACCTAGCTGAAGCACACTTAGCTAGTATTTACCGCAAAAAACTAACATCTAATCAATGGTCAGAAAGAATAAATGCCCTCTATTTAATAGAGGATTTTATGATGGACTCATTAAGAGAGGACCTTAAAGAGCACCTTCAATCCTGTACATCCATTGATGAAGAGTATCGACAAACGTTGCGAACATTAGCGTCGTTTCAAGAGGAAAGCTTACTTGAGTACATGTTTAGCCATCCTAATATGTCTGTCGGGTTAATTAAAGAAATATTACGCAGGTTGTCTCTGAGTTTGTTAACGGATATTATGGCTGTCCTTAAAAACAAAGAGGATGATATTCCTTACGCCATCAGACAAGCATTTATAGAATACTGTGGGGAGTCTGGCTATTATGAATTTCTTCCATTTATTGAATCTATGCTTACACATCAATTTAAAGAAACCCGTATTAAGGCGTTAAAAAGTTTACACCACTATCAATTTTGTTCTAATCCAACTATTATTGTGCCATTTTTTACGTCTGATCATTGGGAAGAGAGATTACATGCTGCTAAGCTAACAGGAATGATGAAGCTTGTAGAGTTTAGCGATTATCTTATACTCCTTGCAGGTGATCGTGTTTGGTGGGTGAGATTTCAAGCCTGTGAAGCCTTAAAGAAGATGGCAGACGGCGAAATTATACTCGCTTACTTAAGTGAACAACATGAAGATATATATGCTAAAGATATGGCGAAACAAACGCTAACGATGAGAGCGGGTGGACAAGTATGA
- a CDS encoding response regulator: MKKYQQMMYDRVKKTVEDWKNKGIVHEYEMYHFLHSIKGTAGTIGMVKLSEEAEALLDYTDAESEKLWSKTEWVPFVERIESTFEPSLSHLKSDGVEQPLNFDTPVRQTDVPFILVIDDDVEFVTHTKAFLEREGFQIVIALTGEKGLELFYQVKPNLIILDQALPDIDGIELLKQIFVKAQKDVVPIVMVSTSNCEENRIKAYEMGATDFIAKPLNLNVFVHFLHNRIRYRKHMLKQIGEDELTGAYNRKYLERELSTQMAMLKQGERMAALSFTIVDIDHFKTVNDRFGHPKGDEVLKEFVHSFMEIKAPTDTISRYGGEEFAIVMPNTPKTEAFERIKAWRQSFSNVTFTAGDDTFNVTFSAGIKEVTIEDEHLNRIIEQADKALYHAKETGRNKTQFYKEALEYTTLKDFVTIIIVDDDEVVRQMLTHHFNKRGEVAGRPVKVRTFPDGVAFLEGSWYQTDQQFMILLDGRMPKMDGIEVLQKLRETYGNKNIVISMLTARKGEVEVARALNLGADDYMVKPFNANEVAARIDRLLERMIN; encoded by the coding sequence ATGAAAAAATATCAACAAATGATGTATGATCGGGTTAAAAAAACGGTCGAGGATTGGAAAAATAAAGGGATTGTTCATGAATATGAAATGTACCATTTTTTGCATAGCATCAAAGGGACAGCTGGAACGATTGGAATGGTTAAGCTCTCTGAAGAAGCAGAGGCGTTACTTGACTATACGGATGCTGAGTCAGAGAAGCTATGGAGTAAAACGGAGTGGGTACCGTTTGTTGAACGGATTGAAAGTACTTTTGAACCGTCGCTTTCTCACCTCAAAAGTGATGGAGTGGAACAGCCGCTAAATTTTGATACACCAGTGAGGCAGACAGATGTACCGTTTATTTTAGTTATCGATGATGATGTTGAATTTGTTACTCATACTAAAGCCTTCCTTGAAAGGGAGGGATTCCAAATTGTCATTGCTTTAACAGGGGAAAAAGGCTTAGAGCTGTTTTATCAAGTGAAGCCAAATTTGATTATTTTAGACCAAGCACTTCCAGACATCGACGGCATAGAACTTCTTAAACAAATTTTCGTGAAAGCTCAAAAGGACGTGGTGCCAATTGTGATGGTGAGCACGTCTAATTGTGAGGAAAATCGTATTAAAGCGTATGAAATGGGGGCGACAGATTTTATAGCTAAACCGTTAAATCTAAATGTCTTTGTTCATTTCCTTCATAATCGTATTCGTTACCGAAAACATATGCTGAAACAGATAGGTGAAGATGAATTAACGGGAGCATACAATCGCAAATATTTAGAACGGGAGCTTTCTACCCAGATGGCGATGTTGAAGCAGGGTGAGAGGATGGCGGCCTTATCGTTCACTATCGTGGATATCGATCACTTTAAAACCGTCAATGACCGCTTCGGCCATCCAAAAGGGGATGAAGTGTTAAAGGAATTTGTCCACTCCTTTATGGAGATTAAAGCGCCGACAGATACAATTAGTCGCTATGGTGGTGAAGAGTTTGCCATCGTCATGCCTAATACTCCCAAAACAGAAGCATTTGAGCGGATTAAAGCGTGGCGCCAGTCATTTAGTAACGTCACATTTACTGCCGGGGATGACACGTTCAATGTCACCTTTTCTGCGGGTATTAAAGAAGTGACGATAGAAGATGAACACTTGAATCGGATTATTGAGCAGGCTGATAAAGCGTTATACCATGCGAAAGAAACTGGAAGAAATAAAACCCAATTTTACAAAGAGGCATTGGAATATACGACATTGAAAGATTTTGTCACGATCATTATTGTCGACGATGATGAAGTAGTAAGACAGATGCTGACGCATCACTTTAATAAAAGGGGAGAAGTAGCTGGTCGCCCTGTTAAGGTTAGAACGTTCCCGGATGGGGTGGCGTTCTTGGAAGGGTCTTGGTATCAAACTGATCAGCAATTTATGATTCTTTTAGATGGGAGAATGCCGAAGATGGACGGTATTGAAGTTTTGCAAAAGCTGCGAGAAACTTATGGCAACAAAAATATCGTCATCTCCATGTTGACAGCGAGAAAAGGAGAGGTTGAAGTGGCGAGAGCCCTCAACCTTGGAGCGGATGACTACATGGTGAAACCATTCAATGCGAATGAGGTGGCTGCCCGTATCGACAGACTACTTGAAAGAATGATTAATTAA
- a CDS encoding glycosyltransferase: MDKEWLSLLTLILAIVAMTYMVAVGLIYLILFLIASPRIKKERYLNQEDYVEELAFNKDTFPVSVLIPAYNEEVGISTTVRSMIGLSYPQYEMIVIDDGSKDDTSRKVIEQFKMTEIDVALRKYFDTKEVTKAYQSSVHPNLFLLRKENGGKADALNAGINFSRYPYFAAVDGDCILDHDALLKVMKPIIDSNGLVTSTGGTVRIANGSTITRSQVEKIALPKSPIVLLQIIEYFRAFLIGRLGLSRLNILLIISGAFGVFEKNRVVKVGGYNTKTVGEDMELIVRIHRSIKEEKSKQRIEYIQDPVCWTEAPDSAAVLRSQRKRWQRGLAETIWLHKKMLFNSKYKGIGLFSMPYYLVVELLSALFELVGYAVIIGGLLFSLVSLDIVIVMFITTVFYGSLLSSLAVLLEEWTYHKYPDTKSLIVLFGWALTESFWYRPLMVWWRFGGLVQSLTKKADWGNMKRKGISSE; encoded by the coding sequence ATGGACAAAGAATGGCTATCATTACTCACATTGATACTTGCTATTGTCGCTATGACATATATGGTTGCAGTAGGACTCATCTATTTAATCTTATTCTTAATTGCAAGTCCACGTATTAAAAAGGAACGTTATTTAAATCAGGAAGATTATGTGGAGGAACTGGCGTTTAATAAAGATACGTTCCCGGTGTCAGTTCTAATACCAGCTTATAATGAAGAAGTGGGAATCTCTACAACCGTGCGCTCAATGATTGGATTGAGTTATCCCCAGTATGAAATGATCGTGATTGATGACGGCTCAAAAGACGATACGAGCCGAAAAGTCATTGAACAATTTAAGATGACAGAAATCGATGTGGCTTTAAGAAAATATTTTGATACTAAGGAGGTCACGAAAGCGTATCAATCGTCAGTGCATCCGAATTTATTTTTGTTAAGAAAAGAAAATGGGGGCAAGGCGGATGCCTTAAATGCTGGGATTAATTTCTCTCGCTATCCTTATTTTGCCGCAGTAGACGGTGACTGTATCCTTGATCATGATGCTCTACTCAAGGTAATGAAGCCTATCATTGATTCAAACGGCTTAGTGACATCTACTGGAGGAACTGTACGTATTGCCAATGGATCCACTATTACGAGAAGTCAGGTAGAAAAAATTGCTCTACCTAAAAGTCCGATAGTATTATTGCAAATTATCGAATATTTTCGTGCCTTTTTAATAGGGCGACTTGGGTTAAGTCGATTAAATATATTGTTAATAATTTCTGGGGCTTTTGGTGTTTTTGAAAAAAATAGAGTTGTGAAAGTTGGCGGTTACAATACTAAGACTGTTGGCGAAGATATGGAACTAATTGTTCGCATACACCGGTCCATTAAAGAAGAAAAATCTAAGCAAAGAATCGAATATATTCAAGATCCTGTTTGTTGGACAGAGGCCCCAGACAGTGCGGCCGTTCTTCGCTCGCAGAGGAAACGATGGCAAAGAGGTTTGGCAGAAACGATCTGGTTACATAAAAAAATGCTTTTTAACTCAAAGTATAAAGGAATTGGTCTCTTTTCAATGCCTTATTATTTGGTAGTAGAATTATTAAGTGCCCTTTTTGAGCTTGTCGGTTATGCTGTAATTATTGGGGGGCTCTTGTTCTCTCTCGTGTCGTTAGATATAGTGATTGTCATGTTTATCACAACGGTTTTTTATGGATCACTGCTGTCATCATTGGCAGTTTTATTAGAAGAATGGACTTATCATAAATACCCTGATACTAAAAGTTTAATTGTTCTTTTCGGCTGGGCTTTAACCGAATCATTTTGGTATCGTCCCCTCATGGTATGGTGGCGGTTCGGTGGTTTAGTTCAATCACTAACAAAGAAGGCTGATTGGGGGAATATGAAGCGTAAAGGTATTTCATCTGAGTAG